The following coding sequences lie in one Labrus bergylta chromosome 13, fLabBer1.1, whole genome shotgun sequence genomic window:
- the poglut2 gene encoding protein O-glucosyltransferase 2, with amino-acid sequence MKSLRLVLWLLLNFCLDLLRHEVSGAQAASVPSAAKTMVWGPGLEANIVLPARFFFIQAVDSSGRNFTTSPGEKTFEVKMVSPAEPFVRIWIQVLDRNDGSFLVRYRMYATYTDLQINILLKNKHVAKSPFILKGRSCHEGCDCPQPSGSVWEEHMHCSQSFPQIDRDLAHYASVDPDRNAEEIPQRFGQRQSLCHYTVKDNKVYVQTFGEHVGFRIFMDAILLSLTRKVQLPDVEFFVNLGDWPLEKRKSTEKIHPIFSWCGSNSTRDIVMPTYDLTESVLETMGRVSLDMMSVQSNTGPLWPEKNATAFWRGRDSRQERLELVKLSRAHPDMIDAAFTNFFFFKHDESLYGPLVKHVSFFDFFKYKYQINIDGTVAAYRLPYLLAGDSVVLKQDSSYYEHFYNELRPWEHYIPIKADLSDLLEKIEWARDHDEEVKKIALAGQQFARHHLMGDSIFCYYYKLLKEYAKLQVTTPKVREGMELVEQPTDDLFPCSCHRTRSKDEL; translated from the exons ATGAAGTCTCTTCGACTTGTtttgtggttgctgctgaactTCTGTCTGGATCTGCTCAGACATGAAGTGTCGGGGGCTCAGGCAGCCTCAGTACCCAGTGCTGCAAAAACTATGGTATGGGGACCTGGATTGGAGGCAAACATAGTCCTACCAGCTCGATTTTTCTTTATACAGGCGGTGGACAGCTCGGGGAGAAA tttCACAACTTCACCTGGTGAGAAGACCTTCGAGGTAAAGATGGTCTCTCCTGCAGAGCCGTTCGTCAGGATATGGATCCAGGTTCTGGATCGTAATGACGGCTCCTTCCTGGTTCGCTACAGAATGTATGCCACCTATACAGACCTGCAGATCAACATTCTGCTTAAGAACAAGCATGTTGCCAAGTCGCCATTTATTCTCAAAG GCCGAAGCTGCCACGAGGGCTGTGACTGTCCCCAGCCCAGTGGGTCTGTATGGGAGGAACATATGCACTGCTCTCAGTCCTTCCCACAGATAGACAGAGACCTGGCTCATTATGCAAGCGTCGACCCAGATCGCAATGCAGAGGAGATCCCGCAACGTtttggacagagacagagcctcTGTCACTACACTGTCAAAGACAACAAG GTCTATGTTCAAACGTTTGGAGAGCATGTAGGTTTCAGAATCTTTATGGATGCCATCCTCCTGTCGCTCACCCGGAAG GTACAGCTCCCTGACGTGGAGTTTTTTGTAAACCTTGGTGACTGGCCGCTCGAGAAGAGGAAATCCACTGAGAAAATTCATCCTATCTTTTCCTGGTGTGGCTCCAATAGTACCAGAGATATTGTCATGCCCACCTATGACCTGACTGAGTCGGTCCTTGAGACCATGGGAAG AGTAAGTCTTGACATGATGTCAGTGCAGTCCAATACTGGGCCACTGTGGCCAGAGAAGAATGCCACAGCTTTCTGGAGAGGCCGGGACAGTCGTCAGGAGCGCTTGGAGCTGGTCAAGCTTTCCAGGGCTCATCCCGACATGATAGATGCCGCCTTTaccaacttcttcttcttcaaacatGATGAGAGCCTCTATGGGCCGCTGgtcaaacatgtttctttctttgacttttttaag TACAAGTACCAAATAAACATTGACGGCACAGTGGCAGCGTATCGACTGCCGTACCTGTTGGCTGGAGACAGCGTGGTCTTAAAGCAAGACTCCAGTTATTACGAGCACTTCTACAATGAACTCCGACCGTGGGAGCACTACATCCCAATCAAAGCAGACCTCAGCGACCTGCTGGAAAAGATCGAGTGGGCGCGTGACCACGATGAAGAG GTGAAGAAAATTGCTCTAGCTGGTCAGCAGTTTGCCCGCCATCATCTAATGGGGGACAGTATTTTTTGTTACTACTACAAACTTTTGAAG GAGTATGCCAAACTTCAGGTCACAACTCCAAAGGTTCGAGAAGGCATGGAGCTAGTAGAGCAGCCCACTGATGACCTGTTCCCATGTTCCTGCCACAGGACGAGG tcAAAGGATGAACTTTGA
- the nepro gene encoding nucleolus and neural progenitor protein — protein MAAELWNRVNIPLPCAISYVRIHFRSNTDTNIKTLLVENEKVLRLIGSEILQTEIRVLYELLYVLNNSFRGNKTFKGLQQVEQCINRLKKMNLDVALKELRELCPNKIQRKLGIKIGECDVPSQPMLEWLCLKVLGAAKLMSCTLRRCSRAFSLSKQQMKWEEFVLLNVVISSMLSRLWVMFRGVLCCLSALYQQLLGLLKEVAKAQPMPFLTDFTLPIDVALFLGSSDAALLAERLKHDAKEQKKKMSSVSFKNQGQTKKVKEDLGEAVERGSVLDTDMKSFLKIYSNYTKGESSGQKTQKAERKQKLKKQVREATTFTDMEKCLEEMIQWCESQRMKKEKCLLSFLNLKCHRMKCLEAAGYNVQKRFKTFRKEACWASSPQGSVPKSCRSSAAMRRGPRLRTPFHFLRSRLKSAAVRTGMKTKCSKRNGERTELPESGLSGDNLRSRTTYEQIALTKEPDHNDDIDDIFASVGL, from the exons ATGGCTGCTGAACTCTGGAACAGGGTTAACATCCCCTTGCCTTGTGCTATTTCTTATGTCCGTATACATTTCCGCTCAAACACAG ATACAAACATCAAGACCTTGTTGGTGGAAAACGAGAAAGTGCTCAGGCTGATCGGGAGTGAGATTCTCCAGACAGAGATACGAGTTCTCTATGAGCTTCTGTATGTCCTCAATAACAGTTTTAGAGGCAACAAGACGTTCAAAGGTTTACAACAG GTGGAACAATGCATCAACAGGCTGAAGAAGATGAATCTCGATGTTGCTCTGAAGGAGCTGAGAGAGCTGTGTCCCAATAAAATTCAAAG AAAACTTGGCATCAAAATTGGTGAGTGTGATGTTCCCAGTCAACCCATGCTGGAGTGGCTCTGCCTCAAAGTACTGGGAGCTGCCAAGCTGATGAGCTGCACATTGAGACGCTGCAGCAGAGCTTTCTc ACTCTCAAAACAGCAGATGAAATGGGAAGAGTTTGTGCTCTTGAATGTTGTGATAAGCAGCATGCTGAGTCGTCTCTG GGTGATGTTCCGGGGGGTTCTGTGTTGCCTGTCCGCTCTGTATCAGCAGCTCCTGGGGCTCCTGAAAGAAGTCGCCAAAGCCCAGCCCATGCCCTTCCTCACAGACTTCACACTGCCTATAgatgtggctcttttcctgggTTCCTCGGATGCTGCTTTACTTGCTGAACGATTAAAACATGATGCcaaagagcagaagaagaaaatgtcttctgtttcattCAAGAACCAGGGGCAGACAAAGAAGGTTAAAGAAGACTTGGGAGAGGCTGTTGAAAGAG gttCAGTCCTTGACACTGACATGAAGTCTTTTCTCAAGATTTATAGTAACTACACAAAG GGCGAGTCCTctggacaaaaaacacaaaaagctgaaaggaaacagaagttgaagaaacaggtgagagaggCGACCACCTTCACAGACATGGAGAAGTGTCTAGAAGAAATGATCCAGTGGTGCGAATCCCAAaggatgaaaaaggaaaaatgccTCTTAAGCTTCCTGAATTTAAAATGCCACAGGATGAAATGCCTGGAGGCAGCAGGCTACAA TGTGCAGAAAAGGTTCAAGACCTTCAGAAAGGAAGCTTGCTGGGCTTCTTCACCTCAAGGTTCAGTGCCAAAGTCCTGTCGCTCTTCTGCTGCGATGAGGAGAGGCCCTCGTCTGAGAACTCCTTTTCATTTCCTAAGGAGTCGACTGAAGTCTGCAGCTGTAAGAACTGGTATGAAAACAAAATGCTCCAAGAGGaatggagaaaggactgagctACCAGAGTCTGGACTTTCAGGAGACAATCTAAGGAGCAGGACAACATATGAGCAGATAGCGCTTACCAAAGAACCAGACCACAATGATGACATAGATGATATATTTGCCTCTGTTGGTTTATGA